TCTCGGCCGCGCGCTCGCCCGCGATACCGAAGGCGAGCGTCCCGTGGACGGCGGCCTCATGGGCGTCCTCGAGCGCGCCACCGAAGGTCCCGATGGTCGCGGCGAGCATACAACCGGTGCCGACGACCTCGCCGAGCATCTCGTGACCGGTGGTGAGCCGAACCGCGCCGTCGGCGTCGGCGACGACGTCTTCGACGCCCGAGGCGACGACGATCGAGCCGGTTGACTCGGCGACGGATCGGGCCGTCTCCTCGATTTCCTCGTAGTCGCCGATGGACTCGACACCTTTCACGTCGGCTTCGACGCCGGCGAGCGCGCTGATTTCGCCGTAGTTGCCCTTTATCACGGCGAACTCGACCTCTGAGAGGAGGCTCTCGGCAACCGCGTCGCGCGAGGGCGTCGAGCCCACGCCGACGGGGTCGAGAACGACCGGAATCCCGCGCTTGTTTGCCTTTCGGCCGGCCTCGTGCATGGCCTCGACGCGACCGTC
This genomic stretch from Natrinema sp. SYSU A 869 harbors:
- the thiM gene encoding hydroxyethylthiazole kinase — translated: MSVTDIAAADLADSVRTVRETEPLVQHLTNTVTINDVANLTLHWGGLPVMADSFGDAGEMAEAARAVVINIGQVPDGRVEAMHEAGRKANKRGIPVVLDPVGVGSTPSRDAVAESLLSEVEFAVIKGNYGEISALAGVEADVKGVESIGDYEEIEETARSVAESTGSIVVASGVEDVVADADGAVRLTTGHEMLGEVVGTGCMLAATIGTFGGALEDAHEAAVHGTLAFGIAGERAAEMEHAGPGSYRTNFRDAVTNVSGDSVAGLSLEDRLEQLL